The genome window CTTCTTGGATATCGAGCAAGCCGCTTTCTGATTTGCGTCCAGCGCATTGATAAAGGTATCGACGCCGCTGATGAGTGGAGATACGACTTTGCGGGGCAGGGCGCGGCCGTGAATGGTGCTGGCGATGACTTTGGCCTTGCCTGCGGCTTTGGCTTGGCCGACCTTGCCGGTCAGAAATTCGCCGGCTTTCGCGCTTAGCTTGCGGACGGCTTCAATTGCTACGTCGGCGGCGACCTGGCTGGAGCGCACCAGTTCTTGTACGTCGCGCTCGGCATCGGCAAGAATCAAATAGTTTTCGATATGGGTCCGGCTGCAATGCACGATGGCGGCAATTTCAGCGCTGTCCAGCCCCGCACCACGGAAGCGCTTGAAGCCGCGTGCGGCCTCCAGGGGGCGCAGCGGGGCGTTTCGATTGCTGGTATAGATCCGGGCCTGCCGGTCGATTTCGTTCCCTTGAAACGGGACGATGGACACCCATTCGATTGGCATCCCGCGTGCGATGGCGCGGCCGAGGGGGTCAAAGCGACGGTGGCCGTCCACCAGTTCAACGCCAGACCCATCGGACAGGGCGACCACCTCCAGGGGGGGCAGGATGCCGCCAGCCATGATGTAGTTGGTCAGATTCTCGATTCCGGCTTCGTACTCGCTGTCGAGGTCGCGCCGGTTGAAACCGACTTTCACACGGATGCGCGAGTACTCGATTTTCATCGCATCAGCGCGCTTGATCGTCTTGTCATTGATCATCGTCTTAAACGATGCGGGGGGATGGGTCATGTGATACCTGTTCAGAGATTGGGCTACGATGCGGCGACCATCGAAGCAGGGGGAGCCATGAAGAAGGGGTATCAGGTCGCCTTACTACTCGCGTTCGGCGCGTTGTTCGCCGCTTTCGCTTTCAATCCACCTAAGACCAGCGGTGATTGGGCCTCCTGGGTGCAGGCGTGGGGTTCTATAGCGGCGATCTGTGCCGCGATCTGGATTGCCTATGATCAGCACGCCAAAGTCAGGGAACAGCAGGCAAGCGCTAGACACGATGAGGTGAGGAATTTCCTGTTTGGCATCCGTGAAGAGCTGCACATTAATTGGGTTGTATATATGCAAACCGTCGGCGACGCTGTCCAAGCGGTTAAAGACAACGCCGCTGTCGACGTAACTTGGCCCGTGCCGGAGAATCCATTCAAGGTGTATGCCTCCACAGTGGGACTTATTGGCCGTGTTCCTGACGATCTGATTCGTAAGCAGATCGTTGCGACCTATGTTGTGGCCGGTGGCCTGATGCTCACCTGGAAAATGCACAACACCATGCGGGCGGCGAGAGATGCTGAGGCCGAACTAGTCGAGGAAATGGATGGGACTCGACCAAATGGAACTTGGGTAGTGCTTCAGAGGGATCTAACTCGGTACAGCCAGCAACTGCGAAAGCATCAAAATGAGGCTGAAGCCATGATCGGCATTGCCGTTGACCTAATAGACACCTATTTGAAAAAAAACCCGGCATCGTCCGTTTAAGCGAGGCGCTTCCAAATATTGCTGATGGTCTGGGGCGATACGCCGTAGCACTCGCCCAGATCTTTGGTGGTGAACAGGCCGCGCGCTCCCCGGATAAATTCGATTTCTTCGGGCGTCACGGTTTCGGCCTTTGGGGCTTCCCAGTGCAGCCTGCTGTGGGGGAGCGGCACGGTTGGAACCCACGCGGCACGGTCGCGCAAGATGAAATCGGTTCCGTTCATAGGACGAAGTGAAGCAGCCATGCCAGGCAGTCCCAGCCCCAAATAAAGAAGGCGGCAAGGGCGATGCCACCCGGCCACGCTGTCCAGGGGATATCGGAATCCTTGCTCCAGTTGCCTCTGCCTGCATGGTCCCTGGGCGCGATGAGGCCGCCAAGCTTGCGTGCCAGGCTGGCGATGGACGGCAGCTTGCGGCGGCGCGTTGCAAGCGCGTTTGCAGTGATTGCGTTCATGTCGCTTTCCAAGGATCTGCCGCAGCGTGGCGGCGGGTGAAGGAGTCACCAAGGGTAGCCAGCACCAGCCGCGCGAACGCGAGCAGGCTCAGTCCCCATTCGAGGGTCTCAGTCAAGGTCATGGGAATTTGCGAAGACTTGCGCGCGACATGGTTATGGAGAGCCGGTGGGTTGGCACCGTGGCCCGTGGGGAGCATGTGGGGCTAACATCGTGTTCTCACAAAACGGAAAAGCACGAACCCAATGCGAAGTGAATGCGAGATTGCCGCGGATATAAGCCAGTTCTCACCTACCGACGGAAACTGGCTAGCGCTGGATGCATTGTTGGACGAGCTATGGGCAGTGGGCCCTTCGCCTTACTGCTTGCCAATGCTTTTTACGGTGTTTGAGCGCTTTCCGAATGAGGATGGAGCTGGTGTCTTGTGGAG of Achromobacter seleniivolatilans contains these proteins:
- a CDS encoding ParB/RepB/Spo0J family partition protein is translated as MTHPPASFKTMINDKTIKRADAMKIEYSRIRVKVGFNRRDLDSEYEAGIENLTNYIMAGGILPPLEVVALSDGSGVELVDGHRRFDPLGRAIARGMPIEWVSIVPFQGNEIDRQARIYTSNRNAPLRPLEAARGFKRFRGAGLDSAEIAAIVHCSRTHIENYLILADAERDVQELVRSSQVAADVAIEAVRKLSAKAGEFLTGKVGQAKAAGKAKVIASTIHGRALPRKVVSPLISGVDTFINALDANQKAACSISKKAA